A DNA window from Pseudomonas sp. B21-056 contains the following coding sequences:
- a CDS encoding aldo/keto reductase family oxidoreductase, protein MSNAAKAGTFQLGDRKVNRMGYGAMQLAGPHVFGPPKDPSAAVAVLRAALEAGVNHIDTADFYGPHITNQLIREALHPYSKDLVIVTKVGVRRGADGSWNSALRPAELTSAVHDNLRNLGVDVLDVVNLRVFWGAMEAPTERSIEEPFAALAQLQQQGLIRHLGLSSVTASQVRQAQGIAKVACVQNHYNLTHRDDEALIAELGRQGIAYVPFFPLGGFTPLQSQALSSVAARLEVSPLCVALAWLLQRAPNMLLIPGTSSVAHLRENLTASELRIPAPMLAELDALA, encoded by the coding sequence ATGAGCAACGCAGCCAAAGCCGGAACCTTTCAATTGGGTGACCGCAAGGTCAATCGCATGGGTTACGGTGCGATGCAGTTGGCCGGCCCTCACGTGTTCGGGCCACCCAAGGACCCGAGCGCCGCTGTTGCGGTATTGCGCGCAGCGCTGGAAGCCGGGGTCAACCATATCGACACCGCCGATTTCTACGGCCCTCACATCACCAACCAGCTGATCCGCGAAGCCTTGCATCCTTACTCGAAGGACCTGGTCATCGTCACCAAGGTCGGCGTCCGCCGGGGTGCCGATGGTTCCTGGAACTCGGCCTTGCGCCCCGCCGAATTGACCAGCGCGGTGCACGACAACCTGCGTAACCTGGGCGTGGACGTCCTTGATGTGGTCAACCTGCGGGTCTTCTGGGGGGCCATGGAAGCGCCTACCGAGAGGAGCATCGAGGAACCGTTCGCGGCACTCGCCCAATTGCAGCAGCAAGGCCTGATCCGCCATCTGGGGCTGAGCAGTGTCACCGCCTCGCAGGTCAGGCAGGCACAGGGCATCGCCAAGGTGGCGTGCGTGCAGAATCATTACAACCTGACCCACCGGGACGACGAGGCACTGATTGCCGAGCTGGGCCGGCAGGGCATCGCCTACGTACCGTTCTTTCCTTTGGGTGGCTTCACACCGCTGCAATCGCAGGCCCTCTCGAGCGTCGCGGCGCGCCTGGAGGTGTCACCGCTGTGCGTTGCACTGGCATGGCTCCTGCAGCGCGCGCCGAATATGCTGTTGATTCCCGGTACGTCGTCGGTGGCGCACTTGCGGGAGAACCTCACGGCGAGCGAACTGCGGATTCCGGCGCCGATGCTGGCCGAGTTGGACGCGTTGGCCTAA
- a CDS encoding LysR family transcriptional regulator gives MTTDLQDLLALVAVVNAGGFREGARASGRSASSLSDAVRRVETRLGVRLLNRTTRSVVPTEAGARLMERIVPALGEVESALDVVNEFRDRPSGTLRLNVPVSAARLVLPSIITPFLKAYPDIRLEIVTEESFVDVLAAGCDAGIRYDERLEQDMIAIPIGPRFQRCATAASPAYLNARGRPRHPRDLLQHACLRGKFPSGAMPLWEYERDGEIVSVDPSGPLIFRVAGAVDLAVQAAVDGLGVIYLFEDWLKPYLDSGALEPVLTPWWQRFNGPFLYYPGRRYLPSPLRAFVDFIQANRDPG, from the coding sequence ATGACGACAGATCTTCAAGACTTGCTGGCCCTGGTGGCCGTGGTCAATGCAGGTGGTTTTCGGGAAGGCGCACGGGCCAGCGGTAGGTCCGCTTCAAGCCTCAGCGACGCGGTACGACGCGTGGAAACCCGCCTGGGCGTGCGCCTGCTCAACCGCACCACCCGCAGCGTGGTGCCGACCGAGGCCGGTGCCCGGCTGATGGAGCGCATCGTGCCGGCCCTGGGTGAAGTCGAATCCGCGCTGGACGTGGTCAACGAGTTCCGTGATCGCCCCTCGGGCACCCTGCGCTTGAACGTGCCGGTCAGCGCCGCGAGACTGGTGTTGCCCTCGATCATCACACCGTTCCTGAAAGCCTACCCCGACATTCGCCTGGAAATCGTCACCGAAGAGAGTTTCGTCGACGTGCTCGCGGCCGGTTGTGACGCCGGCATCCGCTACGACGAGCGACTTGAACAGGACATGATCGCCATCCCCATCGGCCCGCGGTTCCAACGCTGCGCAACCGCCGCCTCACCGGCATACCTCAATGCCCGGGGACGCCCCCGACATCCTCGGGACCTGCTCCAGCACGCCTGCCTGCGGGGCAAATTTCCCAGTGGGGCCATGCCGCTCTGGGAATATGAGCGTGACGGTGAAATCGTCAGCGTCGACCCCAGCGGTCCATTGATCTTCCGCGTGGCAGGCGCGGTGGACCTGGCAGTGCAAGCCGCGGTGGATGGGCTGGGCGTGATCTACCTGTTCGAGGATTGGTTGAAGCCCTATCTGGACAGCGGCGCACTGGAGCCGGTCCTGACGCCCTGGTGGCAGCGCTTCAACGGGCCGTTTCTCTACTATCCCGGCCGCCGCTACCTGCCCTCACCGTTGCGGGCGTTCGTGGATTTTATCCAGGCCAACCGGGATCCGGGATAG
- a CDS encoding RidA family protein, with protein sequence MANPDITFTPDPDVESISSDVAGFGGLLVSTQIPTRADGSLELGDITLQSECTLQALKTALERAGSSMDRVLHLTIYLTDMTERAAFNEVYKRFFAKPWPVRAAIGVAALGVEGMRVEVTAMAAKG encoded by the coding sequence ATGGCAAACCCAGACATCACGTTCACGCCTGACCCGGACGTTGAGTCCATTTCCTCCGACGTCGCCGGCTTCGGCGGCCTGCTGGTTTCCACCCAGATCCCGACGCGCGCCGACGGCAGCCTGGAACTGGGCGACATCACCCTGCAGAGCGAGTGCACGTTACAGGCGCTCAAGACTGCACTGGAGCGCGCCGGCAGTTCCATGGACCGGGTGCTGCACCTGACCATCTACCTCACCGACATGACCGAACGCGCGGCCTTCAATGAAGTGTACAAACGCTTCTTTGCCAAGCCCTGGCCGGTTCGCGCCGCGATCGGCGTGGCGGCACTGGGGGTCGAGGGGATGCGGGTGGAAGTGACGGCGATGGCGGCGAAAGGCTGA
- the hemB gene encoding porphobilinogen synthase, whose translation MSSQFPEARPRRLRRNASLRSLFQETEFTLNDLVLPIFVEEEIDDFVPIKSMPGVARIPESKLAGEIERYARAGIKSVMTFGVSHHLDSDGSDTWNERGLVSRMAAICKDAVPEMIVMSDTCFCEYTDHGHCGVLHGHEVDNDRTLFNLGRQAVAAARAGTDVIAPSAAMDGQVQAIRKALDEAGFSQTAIMAYSTKFASALYGPFREAGGSALKGDRKSYQMNPMNRREALRESLLDEQEGADALMVKPAGAYLDIIRDIRQASNLPLSAYQVSGEYAMIKFAAQAGAIDEARVVRESLGAIKRAGADLIFTYFAMDLASSGI comes from the coding sequence ATGTCCAGCCAGTTCCCTGAAGCACGTCCACGCCGTCTGCGTCGTAATGCGAGCCTGCGCAGCCTTTTCCAGGAAACCGAGTTCACCTTGAACGACCTGGTCCTGCCGATTTTCGTCGAAGAAGAAATTGATGACTTCGTGCCGATCAAGAGCATGCCGGGTGTAGCGCGCATACCTGAATCGAAACTGGCCGGCGAGATCGAGCGATATGCTCGTGCGGGCATCAAGTCGGTGATGACCTTTGGCGTGTCCCATCATCTGGACAGCGACGGCAGCGACACCTGGAACGAGCGTGGCCTGGTGTCGCGCATGGCCGCGATCTGCAAGGACGCGGTGCCGGAAATGATCGTGATGTCCGACACCTGTTTCTGTGAATACACCGATCACGGTCATTGTGGCGTGCTTCACGGGCATGAAGTGGACAACGATCGGACCCTGTTCAACCTGGGCCGGCAAGCCGTGGCAGCGGCCCGCGCCGGTACCGATGTGATCGCACCGTCCGCGGCGATGGATGGGCAGGTCCAGGCGATTCGCAAGGCCCTGGATGAAGCCGGGTTCAGCCAGACGGCGATCATGGCCTATTCCACCAAATTCGCCTCGGCGCTCTACGGTCCGTTCCGCGAGGCGGGCGGCAGCGCTTTGAAGGGCGACCGCAAGAGCTATCAGATGAACCCGATGAACCGTCGCGAGGCGCTGCGCGAATCCCTGCTCGATGAGCAGGAAGGCGCCGACGCGCTGATGGTCAAACCGGCCGGAGCCTACCTCGACATCATCCGTGACATTCGCCAGGCGTCGAACCTTCCTCTGTCGGCCTATCAGGTCAGTGGCGAATACGCGATGATCAAGTTCGCCGCCCAGGCCGGCGCCATCGACGAAGCCCGCGTGGTGCGCGAAAGCCTGGGCGCGATCAAGCGGGCAGGGGCGGACCTGATCTTTACCTACTTCGCGATGGACCTGGCATCAAGCGGCATCTGA
- a CDS encoding PhzF family phenazine biosynthesis protein, protein MTRRFDFKQLDVFSDVPLKGNPLAVVLGADGLGDEQMVAFANWTNLSETTFLLTPRHPEADYRVRIFTTSTELPFAGHPTLGSCHAWLEAGGVPKGREIVQECGVGLVRIRRSERGLAFLAPPLLKSGPLEADVLERVRSGLRLPAEAIVDAQWVDNGAGWLALMLKDRQQVLTLKPDYRQLLDLAVGVIAPWDPAVDGAEAQFEVRGFIAGDGMPEDPATGSLNAGLAQWMLGKGLAPSSYLVSQGLTMGRAGRIQVEQVGEDVWIGGAVVTCINGSLSL, encoded by the coding sequence ATGACGCGTCGATTCGATTTCAAGCAACTGGACGTGTTCAGCGACGTGCCGCTCAAGGGCAATCCATTGGCCGTGGTGCTGGGGGCCGATGGGCTCGGTGATGAGCAGATGGTCGCCTTTGCCAACTGGACCAACCTCAGCGAAACCACTTTCCTGTTGACGCCGCGCCATCCGGAGGCGGACTACCGCGTGCGTATTTTCACCACGTCGACCGAGTTGCCGTTTGCCGGGCATCCGACCCTGGGCAGTTGTCATGCCTGGTTGGAAGCCGGCGGCGTGCCGAAAGGTCGGGAGATCGTGCAGGAATGCGGCGTAGGCCTGGTAAGAATTCGGCGCAGTGAACGCGGGTTGGCGTTCCTGGCACCGCCGCTGCTCAAGTCCGGTCCGCTGGAGGCTGATGTGCTGGAGCGGGTGCGCAGTGGCCTGAGACTGCCGGCCGAGGCGATTGTCGACGCGCAATGGGTCGATAACGGCGCCGGTTGGCTGGCATTGATGCTCAAGGATCGCCAGCAGGTGCTGACGCTCAAGCCCGACTATCGCCAACTTCTGGATTTGGCCGTGGGGGTCATCGCACCTTGGGATCCGGCGGTGGACGGCGCCGAGGCTCAATTTGAAGTGCGGGGTTTCATTGCCGGCGATGGCATGCCGGAGGACCCGGCCACCGGTAGCCTGAATGCCGGGCTTGCCCAGTGGATGTTGGGCAAGGGGTTGGCGCCGTCGTCTTATTTGGTCAGCCAGGGGTTGACCATGGGCCGAGCCGGGCGGATTCAGGTCGAGCAAGTCGGCGAAGACGTCTGGATCGGCGGTGCGGTGGTGACCTGCATCAATGGCTCGCTGAGCTTGTGA
- a CDS encoding glutathione binding-like protein, translating to MPNLTPFPITQKWPAQYPEWLQLYSLPTPNGVKVSIMLEEIGLPYEPHKVDFGSNDQLSPEFLSLNPNNKIPAILDPHGPGDQPLALFESGAILIYLADKSGQLLAQEAAARYETIQWLMFQMGGIGPMFGQLGFFNKFAGKDYEDKRPRDRYVEESKRLLKVLDGRLEGRDWIMGERYTIADIATFPWVRNLIGFYEAGDLVGIKDFANVTRVLERFLARPAVVRGLKIPE from the coding sequence ATGCCCAACCTGACCCCATTCCCCATCACCCAAAAATGGCCCGCCCAATACCCTGAGTGGCTCCAGCTCTACTCCCTGCCAACCCCCAACGGCGTGAAAGTCTCGATCATGCTGGAGGAGATCGGCCTGCCCTACGAACCCCACAAGGTGGATTTCGGCAGCAACGATCAGCTCTCTCCGGAATTCCTCTCCCTCAACCCCAACAACAAGATCCCGGCGATCCTTGATCCCCATGGGCCGGGCGACCAGCCGTTGGCGTTGTTCGAGTCTGGGGCGATTCTGATTTACCTGGCGGACAAGAGTGGTCAACTGCTGGCCCAGGAAGCGGCGGCGCGCTACGAGACGATTCAGTGGTTGATGTTCCAGATGGGCGGGATCGGGCCGATGTTCGGGCAGTTGGGCTTCTTCAATAAGTTCGCCGGCAAGGACTATGAAGACAAGCGACCTCGCGACCGTTATGTCGAGGAAAGCAAGCGTCTGCTCAAGGTACTCGACGGTCGCCTGGAAGGACGTGACTGGATCATGGGCGAGCGCTACACCATTGCCGACATCGCCACGTTTCCCTGGGTGCGCAACCTGATCGGGTTCTATGAGGCCGGCGATCTGGTGGGCATCAAGGATTTCGCCAATGTGACGCGGGTGCTGGAACGCTTCCTGGCGCGGCCGGCCGTGGTTCGGGGCTTGAAGATTCCGGAATGA